A genomic region of Streptomyces rimosus contains the following coding sequences:
- a CDS encoding glycerol-3-phosphate dehydrogenase/oxidase: MSTLQSVPALGTHPADGSNPSRAETRERLSKATYDLLVIGGGILGISTAWHAAQSGLRVALVDAGDFAGATSSASSKLLHGGLRYLQTGAVKLVAENHFERRAVSREVAPHLANPLTFYLPVYKGGPHGAAKLGAGVFAYSALSAFGDGVGHVISPAKAQRDVPELRTDNLKAVAVYGDDQMNDARMALMTVRAAVAAGATVLNHAEVTGLRFTQGRVTGAELKDGTDGTEFGVNARLVLNATGPWVDHLRKMENPNAAPSIRLSKGAHLVLKRTSPWKAALATPIDKYRITFALPWEDMLLLGTTDEEYEGDPADVRVTEKDTAQILDEAAFSVRDQQLSRDLITYSFAGLRVLPGGPGDTSKAKRETVVTEGAGGMLSVAGGKWTTFRHIGRTVMNKLAALPGHPLAEDMEPISRLPKKLPLPGIANPNAVAHRLLVDGSAPGPRMAPETARHLATHYGSLSFDIARLANEDPALAERIHPDAPEIWAQVVYARDHEWAETVDDVLRRRTTLTIRGLDTEDVRARAKAILEQRG; this comes from the coding sequence ATGAGCACCCTGCAGAGCGTCCCGGCCCTCGGGACGCACCCGGCCGACGGTTCGAACCCGAGCCGTGCCGAGACTCGGGAGCGGCTTTCCAAGGCGACGTACGACCTCCTGGTGATCGGCGGCGGCATCCTGGGCATCTCCACCGCCTGGCACGCCGCGCAGTCGGGGCTGCGGGTTGCGCTGGTGGACGCCGGCGACTTCGCCGGCGCCACCTCCTCCGCCTCCTCCAAGCTGCTGCACGGCGGCCTGCGCTACCTGCAGACCGGTGCGGTCAAGCTGGTCGCGGAGAACCACTTCGAGCGCCGCGCGGTCTCGCGTGAGGTGGCCCCCCACCTCGCCAACCCGCTGACCTTCTACCTGCCGGTCTACAAGGGCGGCCCGCACGGCGCGGCCAAGCTGGGCGCGGGCGTCTTCGCGTACTCGGCGCTCTCCGCCTTCGGCGACGGCGTCGGCCACGTCATCAGCCCGGCCAAGGCCCAGCGCGACGTGCCGGAGCTGCGTACGGACAACCTGAAGGCCGTGGCCGTCTACGGCGACGACCAGATGAACGACGCGCGGATGGCCCTGATGACGGTCCGCGCGGCGGTCGCAGCGGGCGCCACCGTCCTGAACCACGCCGAGGTCACCGGCCTGCGCTTCACCCAGGGCCGGGTCACCGGTGCCGAGCTGAAGGACGGCACCGACGGCACCGAGTTCGGCGTCAACGCGCGCCTGGTCCTGAACGCGACCGGCCCGTGGGTCGATCACCTGCGCAAGATGGAGAACCCGAACGCGGCGCCCTCCATCCGCCTGTCCAAGGGCGCGCACCTGGTCCTCAAGCGCACCTCCCCCTGGAAGGCGGCGCTGGCCACCCCGATCGACAAGTACCGCATCACCTTCGCCCTCCCCTGGGAGGACATGCTGCTGCTCGGTACGACCGACGAGGAGTACGAGGGCGACCCGGCGGACGTCCGCGTCACCGAGAAGGACACCGCGCAGATCCTGGACGAGGCGGCCTTCTCCGTCCGCGACCAGCAGCTGTCCCGTGACCTGATCACGTACTCCTTCGCCGGCCTGCGGGTGCTGCCGGGCGGCCCCGGCGACACCTCCAAGGCCAAGCGCGAGACCGTCGTGACCGAGGGCGCGGGCGGCATGCTGTCCGTCGCGGGCGGCAAGTGGACCACGTTCCGCCACATCGGCCGTACGGTCATGAACAAGCTGGCGGCGCTGCCCGGCCACCCGCTGGCCGAGGACATGGAGCCGATCTCGCGGCTGCCGAAGAAGCTGCCGCTGCCGGGCATCGCCAACCCGAACGCGGTGGCCCACCGGCTGCTGGTCGACGGTTCGGCCCCCGGCCCGCGCATGGCGCCGGAGACCGCCCGTCACCTGGCCACCCACTACGGCTCGCTGTCCTTCGACATCGCGCGCCTGGCCAACGAGGACCCGGCCCTGGCCGAGCGCATCCACCCGGACGCGCCGGAGATCTGGGCCCAGGTCGTCTACGCCCGGGACCACGAGTGGGCGGAGACGGTGGACGACGTGCTGCGCCGCCGCACCACGCTGACCATCCGCGGCCTGGACACGGAGGACGTCCGGGCGCGGGCCAAGGCGATACTGGAGCAGCGCGGCTGA